From one Peptoniphilaceae bacterium AMB_02 genomic stretch:
- a CDS encoding IS1380 family transposase encodes MYSLNNLHLESNSKIKLNFNGGDLSSDSGLFLIKEFAHKIGFHKLTKKTFKTNDTANRNHKDDENLCQMIYQILAGYFNDDDADELTNEPVLNTILNKDGLASQPTLSRFFNRMDEDTLKQFEEIMRHLRNNIYSVNSPEMVLLDLDSTLLNTYGKQEGVGYNYHYSANGYHPLLCYDGLTGDLLKAELRDGTVYSSTGVTEFLQPLLDEYQENYPNTKLYLRGDSGFAKPDLFIQAETNGISYAIRLKANQNLYRLSEAADSTLNDITRNNKVDYAVVYDEFYYQAASWEYPRRVVVKVEKPYNQFNYQHAFIVTNMDLGPKDILMFYCNRGKMENFIKESKNGFNFNSTSSYNKIVNSNRLQLHVLAYNLFNWFRRLVLPKSMKKMQIDTIRIKLIKIASRIINTARYIIFKLCSSCPYQKEFYETLGNIRLLPKLE; translated from the coding sequence ATGTATAGTTTAAATAATCTTCATTTAGAAAGCAATAGTAAAATTAAATTAAATTTTAATGGAGGAGATTTATCCTCCGATTCAGGACTATTCCTAATAAAGGAATTTGCCCATAAGATTGGCTTTCACAAGCTAACCAAGAAAACATTTAAAACAAATGACACTGCTAATAGAAACCATAAGGACGATGAAAATCTATGCCAAATGATTTATCAGATATTAGCCGGATATTTCAATGATGACGATGCCGACGAACTCACTAATGAGCCTGTTTTGAATACCATTCTTAATAAGGATGGATTAGCTTCTCAACCAACTCTTTCTAGATTCTTTAATCGAATGGATGAAGATACCTTAAAGCAGTTTGAAGAGATTATGAGGCACCTTAGAAATAACATTTATTCAGTTAATAGCCCAGAAATGGTCCTATTAGATCTGGACTCTACTCTTCTTAATACATATGGGAAGCAAGAAGGTGTAGGATACAATTATCATTATTCTGCAAATGGTTATCATCCATTGCTTTGTTATGATGGTCTAACAGGTGATTTGTTAAAAGCTGAGCTTCGTGATGGTACTGTATATTCCTCTACTGGTGTTACTGAGTTCTTACAGCCGCTTTTGGATGAATATCAAGAAAATTATCCAAATACAAAACTCTATTTACGCGGTGACAGTGGATTTGCAAAACCCGACTTGTTCATACAGGCTGAAACTAATGGTATATCTTACGCTATAAGACTAAAAGCAAATCAAAATCTCTATAGGCTATCAGAGGCTGCAGATAGTACACTAAATGATATAACCAGAAATAACAAGGTCGATTATGCAGTGGTATACGATGAATTCTACTATCAGGCAGCTAGCTGGGAATATCCAAGAAGAGTAGTAGTAAAGGTCGAAAAACCATATAACCAGTTTAATTACCAACATGCTTTTATTGTGACTAACATGGACCTAGGCCCTAAAGATATACTTATGTTTTATTGTAATCGTGGCAAAATGGAGAATTTCATTAAGGAATCTAAAAATGGATTTAATTTCAATTCAACCAGTAGTTACAATAAAATAGTAAATTCAAATCGTTTACAGCTACACGTGTTGGCATATAACCTATTCAATTGGTTCAGACGTCTGGTGTTGCCTAAAAGCATGAAGAAGATGCAGATAGACACCATTCGAATAAAGCTGATAAAGATAGCTTCAAGGATTATCAATACAGCTAGATACATCATATTTAAACTTTGCAGTAGTTGTCCTTATCAGAAAGAATTTTACGAAACTCTTGGTAATATCAGGTTATTGCCTAAGTTAGAGTAA
- a CDS encoding ISL3 family transposase, with translation MSISNYILNLLDLKDENIEIFEKVEKIKKKNISYNLIFGRLTYNASVCPVCGNVHSPSIIKHGTKSSDIKLLPFNGEPTFLRLKKQRFLCKECNSTFIAETDIVKKNCFISNRVKAHITTNLTMKVSEKDVASLHYVSHSTVSKCVDQAFEQFKPNYQFLPEHLCFDEFKSTKTAKGSMSFIFCDAITHDIIDIVENRQLHYLKRYFSRFSECARESVKSICIDMYQPYISLISDLFPNAKIVFDKFHIVNHLSRALNKTRIEVMNGFSKYSMEYKRLKRYWKLIQKPYLKLNSTGFRKWIHFERWKSARDVVMDSISVNKTLLNTYDCYQILLKDVENGDIASLKAHLEYYSDEVSDAMKTSINTLLKDFEYVKNCLEVNVTNGCLEGINNFIKCLKRVAFGYRSYYHFRNRILICKKMIVPKDTVSVKKRQAANAA, from the coding sequence ATGTCTATTAGTAATTATATCTTAAATTTATTAGATTTAAAAGATGAAAATATTGAGATTTTTGAAAAGGTCGAGAAGATTAAAAAGAAGAATATCTCTTACAATTTGATTTTTGGCCGGCTTACCTATAATGCTTCTGTTTGTCCCGTTTGTGGTAACGTGCATAGCCCAAGCATTATTAAACACGGCACTAAGTCTTCTGATATTAAACTTCTTCCTTTTAATGGCGAACCTACTTTCTTGAGACTTAAAAAGCAGAGATTTTTATGTAAGGAGTGTAATTCTACTTTTATAGCTGAAACTGATATTGTTAAAAAGAATTGTTTTATTTCTAATAGAGTAAAAGCTCATATTACAACTAATTTGACCATGAAAGTAAGTGAAAAAGATGTTGCTAGTTTACATTATGTTTCTCATTCTACGGTTTCTAAATGTGTAGATCAAGCTTTTGAACAGTTTAAGCCTAATTATCAGTTTTTACCAGAACATCTATGTTTTGATGAGTTTAAATCCACAAAAACTGCTAAAGGATCTATGAGCTTTATTTTCTGTGATGCTATTACTCATGATATTATCGATATTGTTGAAAACAGGCAATTACACTATCTTAAGCGCTATTTTTCTAGGTTTAGTGAATGTGCTAGAGAATCGGTTAAAAGTATATGTATAGATATGTATCAGCCATACATTAGTCTAATTTCTGATCTTTTCCCTAATGCTAAGATAGTATTTGATAAGTTCCATATAGTTAACCACTTATCTAGAGCATTGAACAAAACAAGAATAGAAGTTATGAATGGTTTTTCTAAGTATTCTATGGAATACAAAAGGTTAAAAAGGTATTGGAAGCTGATACAAAAGCCTTATTTAAAGCTTAATTCTACAGGTTTTAGAAAGTGGATACATTTTGAAAGATGGAAAAGTGCTAGAGATGTGGTTATGGATAGTATTAGTGTCAACAAAACACTTCTAAATACTTATGATTGTTATCAGATTCTTTTAAAGGATGTAGAAAACGGAGATATTGCCTCCTTAAAGGCACATTTAGAATATTATTCAGATGAGGTATCAGATGCTATGAAAACTAGTATTAACACGCTTTTAAAGGACTTTGAGTACGTAAAAAATTGCTTAGAAGTCAATGTTACAAATGGATGTTTAGAAGGTATTAATAATTTTATTAAGTGTTTAAAAAGAGTTGCTTTCGGATACAGGTCGTACTATCATTTTAGGAATCGAATATTAATTTGCAAGAAAATGATAGTACCAAAAGACACTGTAAGTGTAAAAAAACGTCAGGCAGCTAACGCTGCCTGA
- a CDS encoding SRPBCC family protein: protein MATSNIEAILPYDIKKVWDIVTSFDDYSWRSDLSRIEVLDENSFVEYTKTGYKTIFTITLMETYQRWEFDMENENISGSWVGIFTQKGNETVIDFTENVTAKKVFMKPFLAMYLKKQQKSYIKDLEKALRDRL from the coding sequence GTGGCGACATCAAATATTGAGGCCATTTTGCCATATGATATAAAAAAAGTATGGGATATTGTAACTTCCTTTGATGATTATTCTTGGCGAAGTGATTTAAGTAGGATTGAAGTTTTAGATGAAAATAGTTTTGTAGAGTATACAAAGACTGGCTATAAAACCATATTTACCATAACTTTAATGGAAACATATCAGCGTTGGGAGTTTGATATGGAAAATGAGAATATTAGTGGAAGCTGGGTAGGAATATTTACCCAAAAAGGGAATGAGACAGTAATAGATTTTACAGAAAATGTTACTGCAAAAAAGGTTTTTATGAAGCCATTTTTAGCTATGTATTTAAAGAAACAACAAAAATCCTATATTAAAGATTTAGAAAAAGCATTGAGGGATAGGCTATGA
- a CDS encoding DNA alkylation repair protein, which yields MTCQEIITKLKSKADVKYKANVVRMGIPEEYSIGVSTAMVRKIAKEIENSNELAYELWKTSYHEARLLAVLLFEKDKLSIEDVEGLMNEVISWDLCDHLCKNLIIKQVYYNDLIIKWVESSRTYKKRAAFTLMASSLIHDKNISDDRLDNYLDLIHEKSQDNHQHIKRAISWALREIGKKDFKYNEKALLLAHDLKDNGTKIQAWIAKDAIKELENIVKVDERKRLISRQSKMGRKI from the coding sequence ATGACTTGTCAGGAAATAATTACCAAGCTTAAATCAAAAGCTGATGTAAAATATAAAGCAAATGTAGTTAGAATGGGTATACCAGAAGAATATAGTATTGGTGTATCAACTGCAATGGTTCGCAAGATTGCAAAGGAAATTGAAAACTCTAACGAACTAGCATATGAACTATGGAAAACATCTTATCATGAAGCTAGATTATTAGCGGTACTTTTATTTGAAAAAGATAAATTATCTATAGAAGATGTAGAAGGGTTAATGAATGAAGTTATTTCATGGGATTTATGCGATCATTTATGTAAAAATTTAATTATTAAGCAAGTCTACTATAATGATTTAATTATAAAATGGGTAGAATCATCCCGTACATATAAGAAACGGGCAGCCTTTACTTTAATGGCTTCATCTCTAATACATGATAAAAATATTTCTGATGATAGACTGGATAATTATTTAGACCTAATCCATGAAAAATCCCAAGATAATCACCAACATATTAAAAGGGCTATTTCTTGGGCATTAAGAGAAATCGGAAAGAAAGATTTCAAGTACAATGAAAAGGCACTTTTATTAGCTCATGATCTTAAAGATAATGGAACCAAGATACAAGCTTGGATTGCAAAGGATGCTATAAAAGAACTTGAAAATATAGTAAAAGTTGATGAGAGAAAACGACTTATATCTAGACAAAGCAAAATGGGAAGAAAGATATAA
- a CDS encoding virulence RhuM family protein: MKGKNMQIRNSTVDFMVFTKDAGSDSIEVRVQDGDVWLTQKAISMLFDVDRSVVTKHLKNIFETGELDEDSTCANFAQVADNGKTYQYKFYSLSAIIAVGYRTNSGRALQFRQWATKVLDTFTKQGYVLDKNRLINGQIFDEDYFEHLISEIQEIRASERRFYQKITDIYSTAVDYSKDSKTTRDFFATVQNKMHYAIHGNTAAEVISTRANHKKNHMGLTSWRNAPDGKIVKTDVSIAKNYLAKNEAEELNEIVTMYLDYATRQARRHIPMTMADWAEKLDAFLKFNDAEILLGKGKVTAKIAKTFAESEFEKYRIIQDSLYKSDFDKLMEESNKELEKKDE, encoded by the coding sequence ATGAAAGGTAAAAATATGCAAATACGCAATAGTACAGTAGATTTTATGGTTTTCACCAAAGATGCAGGAAGTGACTCCATAGAAGTACGTGTACAAGACGGTGATGTTTGGTTAACCCAAAAAGCCATATCCATGCTATTTGATGTAGATAGAAGTGTAGTGACAAAACATTTGAAAAACATATTTGAAACAGGTGAACTCGATGAAGATTCAACTTGTGCAAATTTTGCACAAGTTGCGGATAATGGTAAAACCTATCAATATAAATTCTATTCTTTATCAGCAATTATTGCTGTTGGCTATCGTACTAATTCGGGGAGGGCATTACAGTTTAGGCAGTGGGCAACTAAAGTCTTAGATACCTTTACAAAGCAAGGGTATGTTTTAGATAAAAATAGATTAATCAATGGACAAATTTTTGATGAAGATTATTTTGAACATTTGATTTCGGAAATTCAGGAAATAAGAGCTAGTGAAAGACGATTTTATCAAAAGATCACTGATATATATTCAACCGCCGTTGACTATTCTAAAGATAGCAAAACTACAAGGGACTTCTTTGCTACTGTTCAAAATAAAATGCATTATGCAATTCATGGTAATACAGCAGCAGAAGTTATAAGTACAAGGGCAAATCATAAAAAGAATCATATGGGATTAACCAGTTGGAGAAATGCACCAGATGGTAAGATTGTAAAAACAGATGTATCCATTGCTAAAAATTATTTAGCAAAGAATGAGGCAGAGGAACTGAATGAAATTGTGACAATGTATCTTGATTATGCAACTAGACAAGCAAGAAGGCATATCCCCATGACTATGGCTGATTGGGCAGAAAAATTAGATGCATTTTTAAAATTTAATGATGCTGAAATTTTATTAGGTAAAGGAAAAGTAACTGCAAAGATTGCAAAAACATTTGCAGAAAGTGAGTTTGAAAAATATCGTATTATCCAAGATTCTTTATATAAAAGTGATTTCGATAAATTAATGGAAGAAAGCAATAAAGAACTAGAGAAAAAAGATGAGTAG
- a CDS encoding relaxase/mobilization nuclease domain-containing protein, translated as MATTRLISMHKNKGKSIAKCLADRIDYALNPDKTNDGKYVSSYECDPKTVKGEFLLSKKIYYNITGREQENNVILYQIRQSFKPGEITPELANKIGYELGLRFTKGNHAFFVATHIDKSHIHNHIIYNSTSLDCTRKFRDFLGSGKAVGKISDRICLENGLSIIENPKRGKTHYGKWLGDKKPITHSQRLRGTIDEILSKKPIDFDAFLFEMKQAGYSIKQGKYLVFKNKGQKRFIRLRSLGEGYSEEEIKKIIKGDKPFINKKQANEKQQSPVNLLVDIQTKLQAGKGAGYERWAKIFNLKQMAQTINFLTENNLLGYEDLEKKAQTSTDNFNKISAQIKDIEKRMKEIGNLKTHIINYSKTRDIYTAYRKVGYSKKFYEEHTTDLLLHKAAKAAFDELDAKKIPTVKTLQREYTELISEKRKAYTKYHSTKKEMKNILTAKANVDRLLGEDSVEKDKEKSQKDR; from the coding sequence ATGGCAACAACCCGCTTAATTTCCATGCATAAAAACAAAGGAAAGTCTATTGCAAAATGTCTTGCAGACCGCATAGATTATGCATTAAATCCTGATAAGACCAATGATGGTAAATATGTTTCTTCCTATGAATGTGACCCCAAAACAGTGAAGGGAGAATTTCTCTTATCTAAGAAAATATATTATAACATTACAGGTAGAGAACAAGAAAATAATGTGATACTTTATCAGATACGCCAGTCCTTTAAGCCGGGAGAAATTACACCAGAACTTGCTAATAAAATTGGCTATGAACTAGGTCTGAGATTTACCAAGGGAAACCATGCCTTTTTTGTAGCCACCCATATAGATAAATCTCATATTCATAATCATATTATATATAATTCTACTTCTTTAGATTGTACAAGAAAGTTTAGGGACTTCTTAGGCTCAGGTAAGGCTGTAGGAAAAATATCTGACCGCATTTGTCTTGAAAATGGACTATCAATTATTGAAAATCCAAAGCGTGGAAAAACTCATTATGGTAAATGGCTTGGAGATAAAAAACCTATTACCCATTCACAAAGATTACGGGGTACTATAGATGAAATTCTTTCAAAAAAACCTATAGATTTTGATGCTTTCCTATTTGAAATGAAACAAGCTGGTTATTCTATTAAGCAAGGAAAATATCTTGTCTTTAAGAATAAAGGACAAAAGAGATTTATTCGTTTGCGTTCTCTTGGAGAGGGTTATTCAGAGGAAGAAATTAAGAAGATTATAAAAGGTGATAAACCTTTTATTAATAAAAAACAAGCAAATGAAAAGCAACAATCTCCTGTCAATCTATTGGTAGATATACAGACAAAATTGCAAGCTGGAAAGGGGGCTGGATATGAACGGTGGGCAAAAATTTTTAACCTCAAACAGATGGCACAAACTATTAATTTTTTAACGGAAAATAATCTACTTGGTTATGAAGATTTAGAGAAAAAAGCACAGACTTCAACAGATAATTTTAATAAAATATCAGCACAAATTAAAGACATTGAAAAGCGTATGAAAGAGATAGGAAATCTTAAAACTCATATAATAAACTATTCAAAAACCCGTGATATTTATACCGCTTACCGTAAGGTAGGATACTCTAAAAAATTCTACGAAGAACATACTACTGATTTACTTTTACACAAAGCTGCAAAGGCTGCTTTTGATGAATTAGATGCTAAGAAAATACCTACGGTAAAGACTTTACAAAGGGAATATACTGAGTTGATTTCTGAAAAAAGAAAAGCCTATACAAAGTATCATTCTACAAAAAAAGAAATGAAAAATATATTGACTGCAAAGGCAAATGTTGACCGTCTTTTAGGAGAAGATTCAGTAGAAAAAGATAAAGAAAAATCACAGAAAGATAGGTGA
- a CDS encoding helix-turn-helix transcriptional regulator gives MKRKVEKYDFKALGQAIKEARNAKGMSRNQLADKMNIAPRYIASIENSGQHPSLQIFYELVTILDVSVDQFFFPNKKTEKSTQRRQLESLLDEMDNKDLTIMTATANGIQEAKSEERTEI, from the coding sequence ATGAAACGCAAAGTTGAAAAATATGATTTCAAGGCTTTGGGTCAAGCTATAAAAGAAGCAAGAAATGCAAAGGGAATGTCCAGAAATCAATTAGCAGATAAAATGAACATTGCACCTCGGTATATTGCGTCTATTGAAAACAGCGGACAACATCCAAGCCTACAAATTTTTTATGAACTTGTTACTATTTTAGATGTATCAGTAGATCAATTCTTTTTTCCAAATAAAAAAACGGAAAAATCAACACAACGCAGACAACTTGAAAGTCTACTTGATGAAATGGATAACAAAGATTTAACCATTATGACAGCTACTGCAAATGGAATACAAGAAGCTAAGTCAGAGGAAAGGACGGAAATTTGA
- a CDS encoding ABC transporter ATP-binding protein has product MRESIVQIKDLEKKIGDKLIIKGINLNIYTGEVFGFLGPNGAGKTTTIRMMLGLISITKGKILIQGHDIEKDFENAMLYVGGIVENPDMYKQLSGYKNLIHYARMHGKIDVNRINQVVNLVGLEKRIHNKVKTYSLGMRQRLGIAQALLHSPSLLVLDEPTNGLDPAGIYEMRELILNLSRKENITIFISSHLLSEMEQMCDRIGIIKNGELIEIKDISKTEDTNIKSIIDLVAVPEDKAKSIIENLNYECHTDKDDSKFQVLIKFEEIPKLIETLVKKNIKVYSISKSKNNLENEYLRVTGEE; this is encoded by the coding sequence ATGAGAGAATCAATTGTTCAAATTAAAGATTTGGAAAAGAAAATAGGAGATAAGTTGATTATTAAAGGGATTAATTTAAATATTTATACAGGAGAAGTATTTGGTTTCTTAGGACCTAATGGAGCTGGAAAAACGACAACCATACGTATGATGCTAGGATTAATATCCATAACAAAAGGTAAAATTTTAATTCAAGGGCATGACATTGAAAAAGACTTTGAGAATGCAATGCTATATGTTGGGGGGATTGTTGAAAATCCCGATATGTATAAACAACTTTCTGGTTATAAAAATCTTATCCATTATGCAAGAATGCATGGAAAAATTGATGTAAATAGAATTAATCAAGTGGTTAATTTGGTAGGACTTGAAAAAAGGATACATAATAAAGTAAAAACCTACTCTCTTGGAATGAGACAAAGACTCGGAATAGCCCAAGCATTGCTACATTCTCCCTCATTACTTGTATTGGATGAACCGACAAATGGATTAGACCCTGCAGGAATATACGAGATGAGGGAGCTAATTTTAAATTTATCAAGGAAAGAAAATATAACAATATTTATATCTAGTCATTTATTATCTGAAATGGAACAGATGTGCGATAGAATTGGAATTATAAAAAATGGAGAGTTAATAGAAATCAAGGATATTAGTAAAACAGAGGATACTAACATAAAAAGTATTATAGATTTAGTTGCGGTTCCTGAAGATAAAGCTAAATCTATAATCGAGAATTTAAATTATGAATGCCATACTGACAAAGATGATTCAAAGTTTCAAGTATTAATTAAGTTTGAAGAGATACCCAAACTCATAGAGACATTAGTTAAAAAGAATATTAAGGTTTATTCCATTAGCAAGTCAAAAAATAACCTTGAAAATGAGTATCTCAGGGTAACGGGGGAGGAATAA
- a CDS encoding ABC transporter permease subunit, with translation MIRMFNLIRNENMKLYSRASTLVMYGILTVLVVAIAIIINFTLVDKNHNWKQNLMEENMSLEANISQMDDSNLAKKQHIKTMAINKYRIEKGIAPLNHNSFWGLIVNATSLISIISIFVIIIGTGILTSEFSVGTIKLLLIRPFKRYKILLSKYFTIILNSLSMLTTLLILSIIIGAIFFGFESINQPYLIYSNGAVREVNMLWYILSIYGYKSINLLMISTFAFMLSIIFQNNSLAIGLSILLLFTGSSIVNLLSRYTWSKYILFANTNLHVYMDGIPPVEGMTLGFSIGVLLIYYLIFMITPLAVFQKRDVVV, from the coding sequence ATGATTAGAATGTTTAATTTAATACGCAATGAAAATATGAAATTATACTCAAGAGCTAGTACATTGGTTATGTATGGAATTCTTACGGTCTTAGTGGTAGCAATTGCAATAATCATAAATTTCACATTAGTAGATAAAAACCATAATTGGAAGCAAAATCTTATGGAAGAAAATATGTCTTTAGAAGCAAATATATCTCAAATGGATGATTCAAACCTTGCAAAGAAACAACATATTAAAACAATGGCAATAAATAAATATAGGATTGAAAAAGGGATTGCCCCATTGAATCATAATTCGTTTTGGGGACTTATAGTAAATGCAACATCTTTAATTTCTATTATTTCTATATTTGTGATAATAATTGGAACAGGAATACTGACATCAGAATTTTCAGTAGGAACTATAAAATTATTATTAATACGTCCTTTTAAGAGATATAAGATTCTTTTATCAAAGTATTTTACAATAATACTAAATAGCTTATCTATGCTTACAACACTTTTAATTTTGTCAATTATTATTGGCGCTATATTTTTTGGATTTGAAAGTATTAACCAACCATATTTAATATATTCTAATGGGGCGGTAAGGGAAGTAAATATGCTATGGTATATTCTTAGTATATATGGTTATAAAAGTATTAATTTATTAATGATATCTACTTTTGCTTTTATGTTATCAATAATATTTCAAAATAACTCGTTAGCCATAGGTCTCTCAATATTGCTTTTATTTACTGGTAGTTCCATTGTAAATCTACTATCTAGATATACATGGTCAAAATATATATTATTTGCTAATACAAACCTACATGTTTACATGGATGGGATTCCACCTGTGGAAGGTATGACTTTAGGTTTTTCCATAGGAGTGTTACTTATATATTATTTAATATTTATGATTACACCGTTAGCTGTATTTCAAAAAAGAGATGTAGTTGTATAA
- a CDS encoding GntR family transcriptional regulator — MKIVISNLSSVPIYEQIKNQVIEAILTDELKENDKLPSIRKLAKDLKISVITTTRAYKDLEEEGYVVNVQGKGCYVLPKNKSLNFENTMSKIEDLLFEIFELQGRISLTDEELLNVITTLKGGMHNE, encoded by the coding sequence ATGAAAATTGTTATTTCAAATTTATCAAGTGTTCCAATTTATGAACAGATAAAAAATCAAGTTATTGAAGCTATCCTTACAGATGAGTTAAAGGAAAATGACAAATTACCTTCAATTAGGAAACTAGCCAAAGATTTGAAAATAAGTGTTATTACTACAACACGTGCTTATAAAGACTTGGAAGAAGAAGGATATGTGGTAAATGTCCAGGGAAAAGGATGTTATGTACTGCCTAAGAATAAAAGCTTAAATTTTGAAAATACAATGTCTAAAATTGAAGATTTGCTTTTTGAAATTTTTGAACTACAAGGACGAATTTCTTTAACTGATGAAGAATTATTAAATGTAATTACAACTTTAAAAGGAGGAATGCACAATGAGTAA
- a CDS encoding ABC transporter ATP-binding protein, protein MSKAISFNSVTKQYSEFTLDKVSFDIPKGFITGFIGPNGSGKTTSIKSLLSLINPDSGLIKVFNKDIKYSKDYLQEIGIVMDESFLVKDWLVKDISKSFSMFYTSWDDMTFTKYLKQFLIPKNIKIKELSRGMAVKLMLAIALSHDTKILVLDEPTSGLDPSAREEICEILQEYVEDDNRTVFFSTHITADLESIADYIVFLIDGNIVYSGTKDGLIERYVLIKGGLKDLEFLDNTKLIGMKKGSTFFEAIIDKNLIRKNDKLVIEPASLEKLIIFFNRGAKHEKNK, encoded by the coding sequence ATGAGTAAGGCAATTAGTTTTAATTCGGTTACTAAACAATACAGTGAATTTACACTAGATAAAGTGAGCTTTGATATACCAAAGGGATTTATTACAGGTTTTATTGGTCCGAATGGCTCAGGCAAGACCACATCTATTAAGTCTTTACTGTCTTTAATAAATCCTGATAGCGGTTTAATCAAGGTTTTCAATAAAGATATTAAATATAGTAAAGATTATTTACAAGAAATTGGTATCGTGATGGATGAATCCTTTTTAGTTAAGGATTGGTTAGTTAAAGATATAAGTAAGAGCTTTTCTATGTTTTATACTTCATGGGATGATATGACCTTTACTAAATATTTAAAACAGTTTTTAATTCCAAAAAATATTAAAATTAAAGAATTATCAAGGGGAATGGCAGTAAAATTGATGTTAGCTATTGCATTATCTCATGATACGAAAATTCTTGTACTTGATGAACCTACTAGTGGACTTGATCCATCTGCACGTGAGGAAATATGTGAAATACTTCAGGAATATGTAGAAGATGACAATAGAACTGTTTTTTTCTCAACCCATATTACAGCAGACTTAGAATCAATTGCAGATTACATTGTCTTTTTGATAGATGGGAATATTGTATATTCTGGAACAAAGGATGGGCTTATAGAACGTTATGTTTTAATAAAAGGTGGCTTAAAAGACTTGGAGTTTTTAGACAATACAAAACTTATTGGAATGAAAAAAGGCAGTACTTTTTTTGAAGCAATTATTGATAAAAATCTTATAAGGAAAAATGATAAACTGGTTATTGAACCTGCTTCACTTGAGAAGCTGATTATATTTTTTAATAGGGGGGCAAAACATGAAAAAAATAAGTAA
- a CDS encoding ABC-2 transporter permease, whose translation MKKISNLLKLDFMIIKPYITFIHLFIFLAVTLYTSYSNASPISSIILILMFTMLYASYPFAIVDQNGVDSLYTIFGLNKKDVIKGRYAFLLAINILGATIGIAISFILSMIFKTEFILKEVLIITISTILALSTTQFIQYPILFKNGYLKSKATPYLPFAIVGLIVISGELLFKDQTLIFINKVTQFFVFNPILGAFGVLIIWLVLLFISYRTSYKYYIRREF comes from the coding sequence ATGAAAAAAATAAGTAATCTTCTAAAATTGGATTTTATGATAATTAAACCATATATAACCTTTATACATTTATTCATATTTCTTGCTGTTACACTGTATACGTCATACAGTAATGCTTCACCTATTTCTTCTATAATATTAATTCTAATGTTTACTATGTTATATGCTTCATATCCTTTTGCTATAGTTGACCAAAATGGTGTTGATTCCTTATATACTATTTTTGGACTTAATAAAAAAGATGTTATTAAAGGCAGATATGCATTTCTTTTAGCAATTAATATACTTGGGGCGACTATTGGAATTGCTATAAGTTTTATTTTGTCTATGATTTTTAAAACTGAATTTATTTTAAAGGAAGTATTAATCATAACAATTTCAACAATTTTAGCATTGTCCACCACACAATTTATTCAGTATCCAATATTATTTAAAAATGGTTATTTAAAGTCAAAAGCCACTCCCTATTTACCATTTGCAATTGTTGGTTTAATAGTTATATCTGGCGAATTGTTATTTAAAGACCAAACTTTGATATTTATTAATAAAGTTACTCAATTTTTTGTATTTAATCCTATACTAGGTGCTTTCGGTGTATTAATAATTTGGTTAGTTCTTTTATTTATTTCATATAGAACATCGTATAAATATTATATTCGGAGAGAATTCTAG